A region of Raphanus sativus cultivar WK10039 unplaced genomic scaffold, ASM80110v3 Scaffold0235, whole genome shotgun sequence DNA encodes the following proteins:
- the LOC130501627 gene encoding LOW QUALITY PROTEIN: protein FAR-RED ELONGATED HYPOCOTYL 3-like (The sequence of the model RefSeq protein was modified relative to this genomic sequence to represent the inferred CDS: inserted 1 base in 1 codon), with protein MDIDLHLHSGELCKEDDNNNVLHNSDIGSKIEEDDVVMGVTTSELVDYTESINXEPLNGMEFDSHGEAYAFYQEYSRAIGFNTAIQNSRRSKTTREFIDAKFACSRYGTKREYDNKSFNRPRARQSSNKQDHHNMSGGGGGRRACAKTDCKASMHVKRRSNGKWVVHSFVREHNHELVPAQAVTEQARRIYAAMAKQFAEYKLCDAKSSHEKGRSGVETGDFKTLLEFLERMQGLSSNFYYAVDLGDDQRVKNVFWVDAKSRGGYVSFCDVVSLDTTYVRSKYKTPLAIFVGVNQHYQYMVLGCALLSDESAVTFSWLMETWLKAMGGQAPKVLITEQDSVMNSVVSVVFPNTRHCFFLWHVLSKVSENLGHKEDFTQKFEKCVYKSWKEEDFARRWWKILAKFGLKEDQSMQSLYEDRRKWAPTYMSDVLLAGMSTPQRADSVNAFLDKYLHKKTSVQEFVKLYDTILQDRFEEEAKAESETWNKQPTLKSPSPFEKSVSEVYTPAVFKKFQVEVLGAIACSPREENRDATCSTFRVQDFENSQEFVVTWNQAKAEVFCICRLFEYKGYLCRHTLNVLQCCHLSSIPSQYVLKRWTKDAKSRQFSSGEPPQQLQTRLQRYNDLCQRALKLSEEASCSQESYNVAFLAVEEALRNCAGVNTSGRSVPDVVSSPTQGLVSVEEDNQSRGAGGKASKKKNPTKKRKVNSEQEVMPPVAAPESLQQMDKLNPRTVGIEGYYGAQQSVQNMVQLDLMGGANRDNFYGNQQTIQGLRQLNSIAPSYDGYYTAQPGIHGQGVDFFRPPNFPYDIRDDPNVRTTQLHEDASRHS; from the exons CAGACATTGGTAGTAAGATCGAGGAGGACGATGTCGTTATGGGTGTCACAACCTCTGAGTTGGTCGACTACACAGAAAGTATAA TTGAGCCGCTCAACGGCATGGAGTTCGATTCACACGGCGAAGCCTACGCCTTCTACCAAGAGTACTCACGTGCCATAGGGTTCAACACGGCGATACAGAACAGTCGCAGGTCCAAGACCACTAGGGAGTTTATAGACGCTAAGTTCGCTTGCTCTAGGTACGGTACCAAGAGAGAGTACGATAACAAGTCTTTTAACCGTCCGCGAGCTAGGCAGAGCAGCAACAAGCAGGACCATCATAATATgtctggtggtggtggtgggaggAGGGCTTGCGCGAAGACTGATTGTAAAGCTAGCATGCATGTTAAGAGACGGTCTAACGGGAAATGGGTGGTTCACAGCTTTGTCAGGGAGCATAACCACGAGCTTGTGCCAGCTCAGGCTGTGACTGAGCAGGCGAGGAGGATATACGCTGCTATGGCTAAGCAGTTCGCTGAGTATAAGCTCTGTGATGCGAAGAGTTCTCACGAGAAAGGTCGGTCGGGAGTTGAGACAGGGGATTTCAAGACTCTGCTTGAGTTCTTGGAGAGGATGCAGGGTTTGAGTTCGAACTTTTATTACGCGGTGGATCTCGGAGATGACCAGCGTGTGAAGAATGTGTTTTGGGTTGATGCGAAGAGCAGGGGCGGTTATGTTAGTTTTTGTGATGTTGTTTCTTTAGACACGACTTACGTGAGAAGCAAGTACAAGACGCCGCTTGCTATTTTCGTCGGTGTGAATCAGCATTATCAGTATATGGTTCTTGGATGTGCTTTGCTATCCGACGAGAGTGCGGTTACCTTCTCTTGGTTGATGGAGACTTGGCTGAAGGCGATGGGTGGACAAGCTCCGAAGGTTTTGATCACTGAGCAAGATTCTGTAATGAACTCTGTTGTGTCTGTAGTCTTCCCTAACACTCGGCATTGCTTTTTCCTTTGGCATGTGCTGAGTAAGGTCTCTGAGAATCTCGGTCACAAGGAAGATTTTACGCAGAAGTTCGAGAAGTGTGTTTATAAGTCATGGAAGGAGGAAGACTTTGCGAGGAGATGGTGGAAGATTCTTGCTAAGTTCGGCCTCAAGGAAGATCAGTCGATGCAGTCTTTATACGAAGACCGGAGGAAATGGGCGCCGACCTACATGAGTGATGTTCTTTTGGCGGGGATGTCCACACCTCAGAGAGCTGACAGTGTCAACGCTTTCTTAGACAAGTACTTGCACAAGAAGACCAGCgtacaagagtttgtgaaactATACGATACGATTCTGCAAGATAGATTCGAGGAAGAAGCCAAGGCTGAGTCCGAGACGTGGAACAAGCAGCCGACGTTGAAGTCTCCGTCACCGTTTGAGAAGAGTGTCTCCGAAGTCTACACTCCCGCCGTGTTCAAGAAGTTCCAGGTGGAAGTTTTGGGCGCGATCGCGTGTAGTCCGAGGGAGGAGAACCGAGACGCGACGTGCTCTACTTTTAGAGTTCAGGATTTCGAGAACAGCCAGGAGTTTGTTGTGACATGGAACCAGGCCAAGGCGGAAGTCTTTTGCATCTGTCGGTTGTTTGAGTATAAAGGCTATCTATGCAGACACACGCTCAACGTTCTTCAGTGCTGTCATCTCTCTTCCATCCCCTCGCAGTACGTACTGAAACGGTGGACGAAAGACGCGAAGAGCCGGCAGTTTTCATCAGGAGAGCCGCCTCAGCAGTTGCAGACGAGGCTGCAGCGGTACAACGACTTATGCCAGAGAGCGTTGAAGCTGAGCGAAGAGGCGTCATGCTCTCAGGAGAGTTACAACGTTGCGTTCCTTGCGGTTGAAGAAGCTTTGAGAAACTGTGCTGGTGTTAATACTTCCGGGAGAAGTGTTCCAGATGTGGTCAGCTCACCAACTCAAGGTCTGGTTTCTGTGGAGGAGGATAACCAGAGCAGAGGCGCAGGAGGCAAGGCGAGCAAGAAAAAGAATCCAACGAAGAAGAGAAAA GTGAACTCAGAGCAGGAGGTTATGCCGCCAGTTGCAGCGCCAGAGAGCTTGCAACAGATG GATAAGTTGAATCCAAGGACAGTTGGCATTGAAGGTTATTACGGAGCACAGCAGAGTGTGCAAAATATG GTTCAGCTGGACTTAATGGGTGGGGCAAATCGCGATAACTTCTATGGGAATCAACAAACAATTCAAGGATTG CGACAGTTGAACTCAATAGCACCAAGCTACGACGGTTACTACACTGCTCAGCCAGGCATCCATGGACAG GGAGTAGATTTCTTCCGTCCTCCCAACTTTCCTTACGATATCCGG GATGATCCTAATGTGAGGACTACCCAGTTGCATGAGGACGCGTCTAGACACTCATAA